Part of the Meleagris gallopavo isolate NT-WF06-2002-E0010 breed Aviagen turkey brand Nicholas breeding stock chromosome 28, Turkey_5.1, whole genome shotgun sequence genome, ggggcagggagcCACTTCTCCTCATTACACCAGTCCTCCAGGCTGACATGGGAAGGTAATAAGGTCctcatcatttttaatttgtgacACATGCATATACAAAGGGGTGGCCCTGCAGACACGTATATGCAGAGCTGGCCAGGTGTGcagcaggcacacacacacacattaacATGCTCTGCCATGGCGTTTGCATGTGCGTTGCCATCACCCTGCAGACTCAGAGATGGGACAGCATCCAGTTCAGTGAGGAAGAAATTCCAGCTATGACACACTGTACAGGTGTTGCCAGTGAGCAGAAAGCCACAAAGCTCAGGTAGCCATCAGCAGGCCAGCAGGTGCAATACGTAAGGCATCAGCCCTTGGGAGAGCTCTTGGGATTTAATGAGCCTCTGCTGAGGGACGCACTCAGACACCAACACACGTGCAGGACCTGCACGTGGAGGATGTGCACAAGGACAGCTGTGTCCCCTCAGTGCCACCCTGTCACACAGAAGTGCAGGCAGTTCTCCTTCCTTGATTCAGCTCTGTCCCcaagtgctggagcagcactgagctgagcaCGATGGATGCTGCCATCTCTATGGCAATGAGACGCTGGGAACTTGGCACCAGCCACTCCTGCCAGCCATGGAGAAAGGCATTAATGGGGTCTTTATCTCTCAGAGCCACCTTGGCCCTTCTGCTGGTGCTGCCAAGGGCTCAGCTTGCAGCATGGGATGTGTTGGAGCAATGCATCCTgccctgctttcctgcagctctgctgtgagtgCAAGCTATGGGGTCTATGTGACTTCAGGGCCCCTTTCTCCCTCTGttcctctccccttccctgcACCCCACTTGTGCACCAGCATTTCTGGCACTGCAAATCTCTCTTGGAAAGAAAGAGTTAAGCACAAATCATTTTCACAAGTGCTGGGATGGAGAAGTCTCCTGGCAGCTCATTGTAGAGAGCCAAGCTCCAAACCCTCTGCTCCAGGGCCAGCTGCTCTCCATGGGTGTCACTGTCCTAATTAAGAAGATGTTTAGCAGAGTAGATtaaaggggaaggaggaaggggggGAGAGAGGAAATGCACAGAGGATGGGGACAAAAGCGATGCACAGGGAAGAAAAGTGCTTTGAAAGAGGGGAATGTGCAGCAGGGACCAAGAAGTGCTGCTAGCCTAAGGTCCAGGAAAAATGTCCTGTGATTCTAAGGGACTGCTGGAAGCAGTTAGAGAGCAGGTTTCCCTAAAGGCCAAGTGCAAAATCTAGCAGGATCCTAATTGCTATCGTTTGTCAGGCATCGTTCAACAGAATCCCAGCTGCTCTGGTAGGAGCCCACGTCCCAAACAAGAGACTGACGCTGTGCTGACAGCTCCCAGTGTTGACATCCGTAGgaagagcagcaggcagagcccgCTTCAAAGGGAGCACAAACCACCAAAATAGATCCGATTTCTACATCTATATTTAACACTGTGTTCTCCTTGGAATGGACTCAGGCTATGGCAATTAGCTGATGTTGAGGATGATTAAGGTTTGCTCTCGCGCGTTACATTTATAGCATCTCTCCCACTTCTTTTCTGCATGataattcctttcctttgcaaTAGCAGCAGTGCGCTCCCAGGAAACGAGAGGTAAGAGGCAAGGTGAATTAGAAAGGTGACCCACTAAATGGATTGGGGAAAATGAATCAATCTGGTGCTTATCAATCCCCCAGACAGGAGGAGAGCATCGGCCCCAGAAAGGATTTACTCATAGATCTCAAGTGAGAGCAAATGGCTCCGTGCATAAATGTGAgataacagaaaaaaggaatgagACCAACAACCAGTGGCACATTTCTGTTACCTTATCTGAAGAGCTGGAGGCAGGAGAGTGAACATCATTTTGGGATCTGCAGTGCCCCTGCCTGCCCCATCAGCATCCCTTCAGCAGGGAGGAACATTGCTCCTCTTCCTGAGAGCGAAAACAAACAgagcatgaaaaaaagaaaaaaaaaaaagaaaatcaactgaAATAATTACAGGTTGCAACGAATCAATTGGAGCTGTGTAAATAGCCTCCAGACAGACGTAGGACATGGTGTTCAGGGCTGAACGCCCTCTTCCCCAGACACCTCTCCAGCTGCCACAACTCCAGCCAAGGGATGAACTCAGCTGAGATGAGCCCCGCAAGTCCTTCCAGAAAGCAAACGCTGGGGCTGCCCTTGCTGCAAGCTGGTTGCATGGGTTTGGGTTCCATCACAGCACTGGGGAAGGTTGGAGGGAGATGTCTGATATTTCCTGCTGTACAGCCCAGGAAGCAGATGTGGGCTCTGGGTGTAGGTTTGGGGCAGCTTGTGGGATCCCAGGGTGCTGGGGGGATGCCCTGTCATGCATTCATAAGCTTCTCTTAGCAGAGACTGCTGTTAGGTATTCATGCAGCTAATTCTTAGAGACGTGCTGCTGGAAATGAGAGGGCAAAACCGTCTTCATAGTGAAAATTTTATGCCTTGCAAGCCTCATTACAAAGCATTTTGAGGAAACAAGACAGGAACAATTTTCTAGgatgtttcttctgctttcaaaaaCCCTGGTGAATATCAGTGCTGCTCactggctgccagcagcatcTCTCTGCCCCCCTGCCCAGCTCCCCTGGGCTGCCCTATGCACTGTCCTCTCGCTTCTCCTTTGGGTTTTGGTGCCATGGATATCCCAGCTAGGGATGGGGCTTGAACAGGACTGAGAATAAACACTGACTGCATGCACTGCAGCACCCATAGGGGTGGATCAGGGGGTTTCTGGACGGACACGTAGTGCTACAGACCCACCAGGGGCAGGAGCTCAAGAGCAGAGCATCATTCATGGCTCGGTCTGGGCTGAGAACCCTGGTTGTCCTCATTGCATCCACGGGAGTTCTCTGCTCACccagcatccccagctctctgcagctgaTCTATGGCCACCGGAGGCTCATTCCCATTGATCGATGTCCCACTGCTCCTGTACACGCTCAACAAGATGCTAATTTAATGCTGCGGTCAACTGGCTGTGTATGAGGATTAATGTGAGCTCGTTCCGCTTCCAGCCCCGCACTGCTCGGGCTGTGGGGAGCCAGGTCACCTCTCTCACTCCTTTTCCATGTGGGGAGATGTCCCAGCTCCATCATTAGCCATACAATGCAGGAGTTCCATGGTTAAtagtgctggagcacagcctgggGCTCTGCAGCATCCTCATGGGGCTTGGAAGTTCTGGGTACCATGAAGCATTTGTTAGGGCAACACTAGAGCTGAGCAAACGccttgcagaaaatattttttttttctggacaaaTCTTGGCTTGAAACTTACTTGTGAACAGCTTATGTGTTCCCTGGCCagatcttcttttaaaaatcaatcaTGGCACAGCTTCTGAACCAGCTGCTCAGATAGCAGCTAATGCACAAGCAGCAGACTGGAGATTTTCAGTAAGACTTGCTTGGGTAAACACTGGATCAGTCGCCCCCCACCCCACAAACGTTCTCCCCAATGGGGTTATTCTTTGAATGCTCACAGTACTGAGCTCTGAATTgactttctggaaaaaaatctctccaaGTTGCTTTGAATTTGGCTACTTGCACAAACGCATGTGCCAAGAAATTCATTAGCAAACTATTAATGGAAAAGAACACAAAGTCTGAGTGCCCATCAAGGAGCTCACAGAGGAGATACTTGGCAGCTGGCTGCTATCATCATGATTGGCATCTTTCGTTACACCTGGAGAGTGTTGGAAATGTGAAACAATGAGCACCTGtgtgagagcagctctgcaaataAAGCTGCTGTCCATCCTGAGCATGCCATAGCTGTAGGGAGAGCCTTGGTGGGGGTTGTTTGGAGATCAGGACTTTTTGGTGTTCCGTATCTCATATCTGCAGAAGACCAAGGGTGGGAGGTGCAACGATGATCCTGATCCTGGCTTTCTCTGGACAGTAAGGTAAGATGTTAAACCTTTTAAATTGCAGGCAGGAGTTTGTGCTTTAGGAGTAGCAGCTCCACGGTGATCATCTCACGGGATGGCTGTGCCTAGAGGTCTGGGTTGCTGGAGTCATTTAAACTGGTAAACCTCCCCGAGATGGAAGAAAGTGACTGATACATTTCAGTACATGGCTTTGAAAGGtcctgaaggaaaaggaaactcTATCAACTTAGCTAGAGTTGTGTTGGATGCCTTTTGTGATCAAGGAGAAGGCTGTATCAATCACTCCAGCAGAAAAATTCACAAGGAAAGTCCTTTAGAGCCAGAGGTGGGCACTGAAGAGCCTGCAGGGAGGGAGCCCTGTGAGTGCTGCTGGTGGAGCTGTAAATTATATTCCACACTCGAATCCTTTTGCAGTGCAAGGTGTCGGCTCTGCTGCCTGAGTTCAtgctgtataaatatttatggcTCCTAATGTAGAGCTTTGTCACATGTAATGACATGAAGCGAACGGGATGTTGTCTATAGGTGACACGCTGCACCAAAGGAAAGTGGTTaatgtcctgctctgctcctgtggaAAGTGCATTAGCAATGCTTCATGTGTAGCTAAGGGAACAGGGAACTTGGTGTGGCAGAGTGATTTCCTACCCACCATGATCcatgggaggggagggggaggttCAGGGTCCCGGGGAGGGGGAGGTTCAGGGTCGCCTCGCTGATTGCTCACAGATAAGAGATGGGGTGAAATCCCCATCATGAGCATCCTTGCTGCAGGGCAGCCTTAGATCTGAGCATCACCATCCCGCAGTGGGGACTCCTATCCCCACATCATCTCTCCTCCCTCTACTTATAACCTGATAACAGTATCTCTGTGCCTGCCAGTCGACAGCAcggtctttttttcttttcttttctttttttttttNNNNNNNNNNNNNNNNNNNNNNNNNNNNNNNNNNNNNNNNNNNNNNNNNNNNNNNNNNNNNNNNNNNNNNNNNNNNNNNNNNNNNNNNNNNNNNNNNNNNtttctccctccctctccccacccCACTCCCACCCAACCCAACCAGTGTGACAGCCTTCAGGAGTCCAGGGGTGCCGCCTGCACCTccacagccaggagctgcccgTTGCGTGGCCCCTGAGCCCAGTGCTGGGCAAGACGGGGGTAAACCACTCTCACGGCCCCTGCATCCCGTAGTGCATCACCAGCCCTCCTGGGCTCGTCCCCAAAACCGCAGCGTGCCACCAGGGCGGTGgccagcagcaggatgctgagGGCCAGCAGTGTCAGGAGGCACTGCTTGTCCCCGAGGAAGCGGTGGTGGCGGATGGCCTCTTTAGTCCTGGCGTTGACGCATGCCACCTTGGCCTGCAAGTCTACAAAGGCCACGTGGAGGCAAGCCCAGTACTCCGTGTCCTGGTGGAGCCGGGTGATGTTGTATGCATGGGTCCCCAGCGGGATGCGAGCGACGTTGGTTGTGTCCAAGCTGGAGCTGAGCAGGAAGCTGGACCAGGTGAGATTGGAGGAGACGGCGTTGAGGTGCGGCTTCCAAGTGAGCAGGATGTGGTAGGGCTGGATGTCCAGCACCACCAGCTCCAAGCTGGCCTCGCTATGCGGGAAGGAGCTGTTGACCAGCACGGTGATGCTCTTGGTGTCTGCCCCCAGCAAGTTTTGGGCCACGCAGGTGTAGAGCCCGGCCTCCTGTGCTGAGATCCCCATGATCTCCAGAGTCCCTTCGGGGTGCACCTTGTAGCGTCCATCATGTGCATAGGGGATTAACTTCACCCCCGAGGGGGTGACCCAGTAGATCTCCGCATCCGGCTCCGCCATCGCCCGACAATGCAAGGAGATGTTGTCACCATCCATCACTTCCAGACGGGAGGGAAAGCTCTGGGTGGAGATGAGAGGCAGACACCGATCCGTCATCTCTCGGAAGGGGACGTCCCGAATGTGCCTCCTTTTGAGGTCGGGGGGCTCAGCGCACAGCGTGGACTGCGGCTCGATGAAGCGGATGTGGGTCTCGGTGCTGTTGACCCAACGGATGACGCAGTCGCAGCGGATGGGGTTGCTGTGGATGCTGATCTCCTGCAGGTTGGGCAGGGACTCGACCGTCTGCTTATGCAAGGCACTTAGGGCGTTGTTGTTGAGCATGAGGGTTTCCATTTGGGGAAGGTGGTGGAAGGCGTTGGGGTGGATGAAGGACAGCTTGGGGTTGTTGGTGACGTCCAGCTTGGTCAGCTCGGGGAGGTTGATCAAGGCGAACTTGTCAATGGACACCAGCTCCTCCATGTTGTTGAGCCCCAGCTCCTTGAGGTGCAGCATGTTGGTGAAGTCACTCTGCCTGACCCTCTGCAATGGGTTTTTGTTCAGATCCAGGAACTTGAGGCTGGGCACTCGCTGCAGCGCCCGTTTGGGGACGGTCACCAGCTTGTTGTCATAGAAAGAGAGGCTCTCCAGGCTGCGCAGCCCCTCCAGCGCGTAGTCCGAGATCTCCCGCAGGTTCATCCCAGCCAGCACCAAGCTGCGAAGGTTTGATAGGGGCCTGAAATTCATATCCAAAATAGCATCCACCCTGTTGCCTCCGATCATGAGAATCTCCAGGCTGGGCAGCATCTGGAACCAGCGGCTGTCCACCATCCGCAGGAGGTTGGAGTTGAGGTGCAGGCGCAGGAGGCTGCCGAGGCCGGCGAAGGCACGGGGCGCGATCCTGCGCAGTTGATTGTGGTTCAGGTAGAGCTCCTGCAGGCTGCCCAACCCTGGGAAGCTGCTGTCGGGCAGCTCGGTCAGCCGGTTCTCCTCCAGGTGCAGGCTGAGGAGCTGCGGCATGCTCTTCAGGCCGAAATCCCAAACATTAGAGAAGCTGTTCTGCGACAGGTCCAGCTCTGTGAGGTTTCTGAGATAGTCCAGCTCGCTCTGCTCCAGCCTGGCGATGTTGTTGCTTTGCAGAAGCAATGTGTGCGTCCCCGCTGGCAGATCCTCGGGCACGGCAGTGATGAACAAATCATTGCAGTCCACGGTGGCAGCCTCCCGGTACGCAGAGCGCGGGGTGTACCAGGGTCTGATCTGGCACACGCACTGCAGAGGGCATTTCACCTTCCAGGGTACGAtggggatggcagcagcagccactaCGCAGAGCAGCAGCGAGCTGCCCTGGAAACCTCTCATTTTTGGGTGGTGGGACCGGCTTCCTTCGGTCAGGGAAAGCTCAGGGGGTGCAGCCAGAGAGGGGCATGGGGTGACcgtggtggggatggggtcTGCAGGAGGAGATGCCCCAAGCGAAGCCCTCGGAGCAATCAGCCCCCACTGCCCTGCCTGCCCCCCCCAGCTGAGGGCACATCACCCCCTGAGCGGGGCCAGTCCTCTAATCAGAGCTTcgcctcctcttcctccccagcGGGTTCATTTCGGCACTCTGCTGCGTTTTCCAGGTTGCTCCTCAAGATCATTCCTGAAAGAGGGCAGACAAGGAGTTGCATTAGGGAAGACCTTACACACGTGGAGTGGGCTGGAGAAGCAAAGCCCCACGCACGGGAGCTCCAGCATCAGCCCCAAGGCATACTAATACATCCACTTCACCTGCTTTGTATCAGCAGCATCACCTCTCCCTTCCCAGCCCAAGAGGTTTGGATGTTGGCTCATGGTTGCTCAGTACAGGGCTACCAGCAGCCCGTGGAACCTCTCACACCCATCTCATCCTCTTTAGTCCTACACTGACTGCCCTGGCCTGGGGAATCCCACCCCAGCTGCCCTCTGGAAACCACAGGAGGGACTGGGACCAACCATCCAACCCTAACCATGCACCTCAGCACTTAAAGCACTGCTAGGATCTAATTAACAGGACCAGGAGTCGCTGAACTCATTAGAGGCTcctggaagaagagagaagCCCATTAACCCCATCCATGCTGGGTGGACCCCCTCGTATCACCGCCTTGTTCTCCCTATAAAGGGCTTCCAAACAAACTTTGTTCAGCATCGACTCAACCAAACCTGATGCCAGAATCGACCCCTGCACCGCCTGCTGTGGGGGCACTGCCTTTAAAGCACCTCCTGCATTAAAGGAGGGGAAGGTGGTATTGATTTCTGCCGCTTCTGATGGAccctcatctttctttttaaatgcacGGACACTCTTGTGGCTGTAAATCTCTCCAGCCATTAAAATATCATagaattttttctccttaagaagaaataatatgaaagagtatgtatatatgtatatataatattgTGAAGAAGAGCCCAGAAAAGTGCTCTTGCCCAGGGCTGGCTATGGAAAGCCCTGTGTGTGAGGTGATGCTCCAATGGCCTGGGTGGTTGTATAGCAAAAGGACCCGAATTTACAGAAAACCATAATTTTCTGCTTGGGTTTCTGGTTCTGTTGGACACATTCCCCAAATGGATCAGGGAGGGCTGATGCTGGCACACAGCATTGCATGAAGAGGCAGCAGAAGCccagaggggggaaaaaagaaaaaaaaaaaaagccagcacaaaatagaaaagcaacGAGAATGAGAATTGATGAGGCACAGAGAAGGGAAGAGTCTTTtcatcagcaagtttgctggaTGAAGCCAGGAGATAAATCACTGCATGGAAGGAGCTTTGGTCGCTGCTGCCTCTCCCCTGCTGCCACAGAGCAGCCCGGCTGTGGGAGATGGATGGCTGCAGCTGAGCCagctccctgccctcccctctcccttAGCAGCAGTGAGAGGGGCTGATGGTCTCCGGGGTGTGCAATGGGGCGGGAGGTGATGGAGAGCTTCTGTCACCCTGATAGGGTGCTGTCTACAAAAGGCAGAGGTTGAGCAGTGGATCTACTCTGCAAGCAGCATCAATCCTGCACTGGTGTCCCCAGGTGACGTCTCCAAGGCTTAGCAGCCATCTCAGCCACCCTGggtgcacagcactgccctgagCATGCTGTGAGCTCCTGCCAAACCCTCCTCTTTTCTGAATGACAGCTTTACCGAATCTGAGTGTGGCTGTCACAGCTTTCCCATTTTGTTGTGCTCAGGCAGCCGTGAGCCTCTGCATCCCCATCAGTGCAGTGCCAGATGAGAAGTGGCAGCCAGATGCTGGAGGACCTGTCCCCCCCCCAATgcctttttgctctttttcaggGCACGATGCCATGGAGGATCCTAAGGGGGATCCAACCCTTGtgtgcagggagcaggagggtgggaacacacagctctgcagggctttGCAGCCTGAGATGCACACACTTGCTCCAGCCCAGCAGGATCCTCTCTGTGCACTGAGACGCCGATATCAGACCCATGCGTGCATCTCTCCTGCGTGCACCCCAAAAAGAAGGGATTTGTGGCAGAGCTTCAGCTTGGGGGTCGTGGCACCCAGTGATGTTTATCCCTGTGCTGAAGTCACATCCGCACTGCTCAAACCTCACAGGTTGAGTTAATGAGAAAACCAGCAGCGAGTTAAAGGGTTCTGTATTGACTACTTACGAAACTTGGAAGTAAGGCACCCTGCCGTGATCTGAAAAGCTCCTTTATCCCTCTTTGTCTGCAGCATTCCATTCTGCAGGGCTTTGCTGTGATGGCCCATTGGTGTGGTGTGGTTGGGGATACGCACAGCATCACCATGTGATGCTGTTAAGCCCTCCGTGGCTCCAGATGTGAAATGTCAGTGCTGGAGCATCGCTGTGGGCTGTGTGACGGTGTGGAGCACAGGGTCAACCCCGAGCTACAATGTGCTAAGTACATCCCAAGGGATCTCTGAACTGCAGCATTCTGGATGAGCCACTTTGACAACTGTGATACTGGCAGTATCTACTAGATAGCTGTTAATCTCTAATGAGTGTTTTTAATGATCCCCTGCTTAACATACAATACCTGACGTGttaaatctcatttaaaatgcTGAGGTCCAGTCGTTATCTGATggtggtggggtggggtgggaaatgatggagctgtgggtgcccctgTTTGCTGTGGGGAGTCGGACACGATGGTCTGTAGAGGTTCTTTTCAATCCCAACCGTTCTGTGATTTGAGGCATACAGCCTAGTGGTGTTGGGCTGACGGTTGGACGTGGTGatcttagttttcttttccaactttaataaCTCTGTGATTATTCTATGACTCAAGGATTCTCCCCTCCCCACTGCAGCCATCTGCCGATGCTCCAACCAGCTCTGATTTCCTTCCAGCCCTCCAACAGCGATGGGCAGCACTGCCTCCATTGGTGCAGGTGGGATGTGGGGGGgtgaaaagaagaagaggagatggagtgctggggctgtggctggAGACCTCAGCAGAACCTCTGCTGGATGtgagttctgcttttctcccagaCGAGAAGCTGGTGGAATCTTCGCCATGCACACGTGGCACTGTGGATCAGGGATGCTCAGCTCCCATCTCAGCCTCATGTTAGGAGAACAGCAAAACCCTCTGGGCTTGCAGTCTGTTGTGTCCATACAAACCTTGTGTACAAAGCAATGGCACGGCAACGGCACAGCAACGCTCAGTGTTTCTGGAAGCTGAATGCCTCCCCGGCCCTCCTTCTGCAACCTGgttcagcagcacagctgggttgCAGCATCAGTACCCCAGGGTGGAAAAGCAGCCTCTCCATTCAGCACAAAGCACCCAGACCTCAGCAGGGAGTTTGCTGCCACGtcagaaaataaaccaataaataaataactacaAATCCACCCAATCCCTCCGGTAACGTGGCAActccccagcactgcttttctcATCTGTATGCTTTGTCACAGCCCCGCACCATCCGCCGGGTGAGTGCCATGGCAACGCTGTGGTCTTTAAACACAGGAGTTTGTGCTGTGATCGCAAACAGCATTAGGCAATTTAATTAAGCAGCTGGCAAAGGAAAAACTTTGCCTGTTTGAGGCGTTTTATTAAATTCGGGGGCATTATGCAGCTCTGCGCCCTTGCTGCATGGTTGGAGGGATGCTCCTGCCCCGGCTCTTCTGCAGCTGTAAAGCAAATAAGCAGCACGGAGTAGAGGATGGGAAATCCTACATGGATCCTTGCAACCAGCAAAGGCACGGATGGGGCAAAGccatgctctgtgctgagctgttACCCCCAAAAGGCATTTGCAcaaggcagggagcagagccctCCGAAtgctgggctgctgctctgggtgtttctttcctctgttaAGCCATGTTTTGTGCAAGCAGACTCAGAGACTCTGCTTGCTGCCTGAAGGCCTCGTCCTGCAGCTCTCCTGGCAGGGAGGGAGATAACGTTGGTTCTGCTCATCCAGCAAGAAGCCAGCAGATAAAATGCTGCCAGGGAGCgtgcaaagcaaacagctccACTGCTGCATCTCCTATCAGCCCCATCCACCCGCAGCCGGCGGGCAGCAGCCATGCTCACACCCTTATCAGACTGCTGCTCCCcaccccccccctcccccaacaATGCTTTGGGTGGTTTTTAATGAGGAGGGTTGGGAAATGAGGCTacttttcctcatcttttgCTTTCAGGCTCTGGACCCACAGGTGTCCCTGGCTTCTGTGCTGGCCCTGAGTGGTCCTGTGCCATCCTCCAGCTATGGGAAGCCCCGAGGCCGTTTCACTGAGATAACTCCACCAGGAGCCCCGGGGCTGCCTGGTTTCAGGGTTGGTCTCAGGGTTATCGTGTGCATTTGTAAATGTCTTTCAAAAGCAAACTGGATGAGCTGGCTGATCTCCCGGCTGGATTGCTGGGAAGATGGATTCTCAGCCTCAGCTTGTGGCTGAATCGTTCCTTACCCTGAAATATTGGTGTCCTCAGCAGACCCCGTGCTGCATTGGGCAGCATCTCGGTGCGTTTTTGGATGCTGCTCACACGACTGGCACATCTccgggctgcagcagggctcagctgtgcgtggccactgcagcactgtccCCTTCCTCCTCACCTTCCCACTGCAAACAGCCCAAACCCAGGGCATCCCCAATAGCACGGGATGGCAATGGGAGAGGTGGGGATGGGTGGAATGGTGTCTGCTTCCCGTCCTTCTACCACTGACTCcgctctgctgctgtgctcatcCTCCAGCTCGCTGTTTGCCCTTTCCAACTGTTGCTGCGCTCTCTCTGTTTCCAGAATGCTATCTCCCCAATCTCTTTCCTGAGTGGCAATAGCTAATTTAGAGCCCTTCACTGTGTAAAAGCCTCTGAGAGCCTCGTGCAGGGTTCCAAATGCCATTTGGCTCCTTCATCACCCGCAGGCTTTAGAAAATGCTATCTGCTATCAACGGAGCTCAGCACGGAGTCCATTCACCTCCCTGCAGTTCTTTTGCTTAGGACCCCGTGTGGGACCCCCAGCCTTGGGGCCATGCCTTGTGGGGATGCTGCTGTGCCCTTCAGTCCCTGCCCCGTGCCCTTGCCAGcatgcagctctgtgttttttgCACCAGAATCTTGCTCGTGAGATTTAGCTCCATTTTGCCAGGTTTGGAGGCAGAAATTAAGGCTTTCTTCCCCAAAACTCTGTGCGCGGCGATGGGGTGCACCGTGCAGCatcagggagctgtgctgcaggcaatGCCTGTCCCTGCTATCGCCTGGCAGACAAACATCCCCGGTGCTGCAATGAGCCACGTAGCTCCTCCTGCCCACTGTGCTGCTCAGTTATTGAAGTGCCTGGAAATCACCCCCAGCTCTCTCCTAATGAGCTCGCTACGGACCTGCTGTCCATGGCTGGTGGGGAGAGCTGTGCCAACGTGCACCAGATTGGCTCACAGCAAAGTGGGGGCATTGATGCATTCCTCTGAGCCCCTCTCCAACCCCTTCGCTTGCTTCCAAACCCCTCAgccccccagcacagagctgggcagcagtgggatgcagcagtgcagcctcTGTGCTGGTGAACAGCGTGCTCGTGTCACTTGTGCCATTAGCAGAGCCCTTTTCCTGCcatttgctgtcattttctgGTGGCTGACAGACACCGCTGCTGCCGTGTGACAGCGGGGCCATAGGGCGCTGGGgatgggaagaggaggaggaggaggaaggagcagcaTTTTCATGGGGGAGAAAGCCAAGGTTTAATGCTCTCAGCCTGCAGTCTGCCCGCAGCCTTTTGTGCTCCAGCTTTCTGGCTATGGGGTAGACAATAGgatagaaaggagaaaaagtggtGGGGAAGGGGGGCAccctggaaaagc contains:
- the LRRN2 gene encoding leucine-rich repeat neuronal protein 2; translation: MRGFQGSSLLLCVVAAAAIPIVPWKVKCPLQCVCQIRPWYTPRSAYREAATVDCNDLFITAVPEDLPAGTHTLLLQSNNIARLEQSELDYLRNLTELDLSQNSFSNVWDFGLKSMPQLLSLHLEENRLTELPDSSFPGLGSLQELYLNHNQLRRIAPRAFAGLGSLLRLHLNSNLLRMVDSRWFQMLPSLEILMIGGNRVDAILDMNFRPLSNLRSLVLAGMNLREISDYALEGLRSLESLSFYDNKLVTVPKRALQRVPSLKFLDLNKNPLQRVRQSDFTNMLHLKELGLNNMEELVSIDKFALINLPELTKLDVTNNPKLSFIHPNAFHHLPQMETLMLNNNALSALHKQTVESLPNLQEISIHSNPIRCDCVIRWVNSTETHIRFIEPQSTLCAEPPDLKRRHIRDVPFREMTDRCLPLISTQSFPSRLEVMDGDNISLHCRAMAEPDAEIYWVTPSGVKLIPYAHDGRYKVHPEGTLEIMGISAQEAGLYTCVAQNLLGADTKSITVLVNSSFPHSEASLELVVLDIQPYHILLTWKPHLNAVSSNLTWSSFLLSSSLDTTNVARIPLGTHAYNITRLHQDTEYWACLHVAFVDLQAKVACVNARTKEAIRHHRFLGDKQCLLTLLALSILLLATALVARCGFGDEPRRAGDALRDAGAVRVVYPRLAQHWAQGPRNGQLLAVEVQAAPLDS